In a genomic window of Weissella tructae:
- the secE gene encoding preprotein translocase subunit SecE has protein sequence MASVVAEMKRVTWPTFNQNVRNTAIVLVTSGFFAILLGTVDWIFEQGLMFLSK, from the coding sequence ATGGCAAGTGTAGTAGCAGAAATGAAGCGTGTGACTTGGCCAACATTTAACCAAAATGTTCGCAACACAGCAATTGTTCTTGTAACAAGTGGATTTTTCGCTATTTTGTTGGGAACAGTTGACTGGATCTTTGAACAAGGACTAATGTTCTTGTCGAAGTAA
- the rpmG gene encoding 50S ribosomal protein L33 — MAGKKVALACSECGSRNYTVAKKLDRAVRLEVKKYCRTCDKHTTHRETV; from the coding sequence ATGGCAGGAAAAAAAGTGGCTTTGGCCTGTAGTGAATGTGGTTCACGAAACTATACGGTTGCAAAGAAGCTTGATCGCGCCGTTCGCTTAGAAGTAAAGAAGTATTGCCGAACTTGCGATAAGCATACGACACATCGCGAGACAGTGTAA
- a CDS encoding RNA polymerase sigma factor: MHKDTELLIAAKAGDEVAFEEIVVRYSGLIWRGYKQQSMRTATIDWQHEARIVLFNCLQRISYLNWGILTSYYQQALFHHPATLWRQEEKRAMITKEALELGTINTDMSVLSEPDLQLHLFCEEMGTQLLPDQYRLLVLRAKGYSVKECADQLSKSKSWCYLTLKEIRYYCEKWTRG; the protein is encoded by the coding sequence ATGCACAAGGATACAGAATTATTGATAGCAGCAAAAGCAGGGGATGAAGTGGCCTTTGAGGAAATCGTGGTGCGTTATTCCGGGCTGATTTGGCGAGGTTATAAGCAACAATCTATGCGAACGGCTACGATTGATTGGCAACATGAAGCAAGGATTGTCTTATTTAATTGCTTACAACGGATATCGTATTTAAACTGGGGTATCTTAACGAGTTATTATCAACAGGCGTTATTTCATCATCCGGCGACTTTGTGGCGTCAGGAAGAAAAGCGAGCCATGATTACCAAAGAAGCATTGGAATTAGGAACAATAAATACGGATATGTCCGTCTTAAGTGAACCAGACTTACAACTGCATTTGTTTTGTGAAGAGATGGGCACACAATTATTACCTGACCAATATCGTTTATTAGTATTACGAGCGAAAGGTTATTCGGTTAAAGAATGTGCGGACCAGCTAAGTAAATCAAAATCTTGGTGTTATTTAACCTTAAAAGAGATTCGTTATTACTGTGAAAAATGGACTCGTGGATAA
- the rlmB gene encoding 23S rRNA (guanosine(2251)-2'-O)-methyltransferase RlmB, whose amino-acid sequence MVQNNKKAMKPTKSAKPVKGDKPNKSAKRRDDRPAKKARPETERPEVQIPDDAEFIFGIHASTEALKGETQINKVWLQAGLADKTRNEIIALAKKRGLIVQDAPKGKLDELANGANHQGVVMSIAAYAYAELDDLFAKAAEKNEEPFFLILDSIEDPHNLGSILRTADAAGVHGIIIPKRRAVQLTSVVAKTSTGAIEHVPVTRVTNLVQTVTELKKRGLWVYGTDMNGKDYRQWDAKGATALVIGNEGKGISPLLKKAMDETLTIPMVGHVQSLNASVAASLLIYQGFNSRNPL is encoded by the coding sequence ATGGTACAAAATAACAAAAAGGCAATGAAGCCGACAAAGTCAGCTAAGCCGGTAAAGGGCGACAAGCCTAATAAGTCAGCTAAGCGTCGTGATGATCGTCCGGCGAAAAAGGCACGTCCAGAGACTGAACGTCCTGAAGTGCAAATTCCAGATGATGCTGAATTTATTTTTGGAATTCACGCGTCAACAGAAGCGCTAAAGGGTGAAACACAAATCAACAAGGTTTGGTTGCAAGCTGGGTTGGCAGACAAGACACGTAACGAAATTATTGCACTAGCCAAAAAGCGTGGCTTGATTGTGCAAGACGCGCCTAAAGGAAAGCTTGATGAATTAGCCAATGGTGCTAATCACCAAGGTGTTGTGATGTCTATTGCAGCATATGCATACGCTGAATTGGATGACTTGTTTGCGAAGGCAGCTGAAAAGAATGAAGAACCATTTTTCTTGATTTTGGATTCTATTGAAGATCCACATAACTTGGGTTCAATTTTGCGTACAGCTGATGCAGCAGGTGTCCACGGAATTATTATTCCAAAGCGCCGTGCGGTACAACTAACATCTGTTGTGGCAAAGACATCTACGGGAGCAATCGAACACGTGCCAGTGACACGTGTAACGAACTTGGTCCAAACGGTTACTGAATTGAAGAAGCGTGGCCTATGGGTTTACGGAACAGATATGAATGGTAAGGATTACCGTCAATGGGATGCTAAGGGCGCAACTGCTTTGGTTATCGGAAATGAAGGTAAGGGAATTTCACCATTGCTAAAGAAGGCGATGGATGAAACGCTAACAATCCCAATGGTTGGGCATGTGCAAAGTTTGAATGCCTCTGTTGCGGCTAGTTTGTTGATTTACCAAGGGTTTAACTCACGTAACCCGCTATAA
- a CDS encoding Mini-ribonuclease 3, with protein sequence MLDEKVDYQQMTGLDLAFFGDAVYEFYVRQHLLALGIKKPHKLQREAKQYVSAKAHAALYRLMEEDSLLTDAEESYFKRGRNANSHTKAKNTDVVTYRISTGFEALIGYLYASRQIERLDEVVTWVFEQVESGRTRENGTK encoded by the coding sequence ATGTTAGATGAAAAAGTAGATTACCAACAAATGACTGGACTAGATCTGGCGTTTTTTGGGGATGCTGTGTATGAATTTTATGTACGTCAACACTTATTAGCATTAGGTATTAAGAAGCCACATAAATTGCAACGTGAAGCGAAGCAATATGTGTCAGCCAAAGCGCATGCAGCGTTGTACCGTTTAATGGAAGAAGACAGTTTGTTAACAGACGCTGAAGAGTCTTACTTTAAGCGTGGGCGTAATGCAAATTCACATACAAAGGCTAAGAATACTGATGTGGTCACATACCGTATTTCAACGGGATTTGAAGCATTAATCGGTTATCTATATGCGAGTCGTCAAATTGAACGATTAGATGAAGTGGTGACTTGGGTCTTTGAACAAGTAGAAAGTGGACGGACAAGAGAAAATGGTACAAAATAA
- the cysS gene encoding cysteine--tRNA ligase: MKVFNTLSLEKETFEPVTPGVINMYVCGPTVYNYIHIGNARSAIAFDTIRRYLEYRGFDVRYISNFTDVDDKMIKAAAEEGITVPELADRYIAAYFEDTAALNVKPATVQPRATDNIPEIITFVEDLLAKEYAYEVEGDVYFRARKFPDYAHLAHQNLDEMAHNAAGRLDDEEQARKEDPMDFAVWKSAANDNAISWDSPWGAGRPGWHIECSVMATKYLGNNIDIHGGGIDLAFPHHTNEIAQSEARSGETFVHKWLHNGFVTVGDEQEKMSKSLGNFTTVHDLLAELHDPLALRFFMASTQYRRPIAFSTANLEQATNNLNRIRTGYRNLEFRLADAQEGISGETVAAVATIVAAFNEAMDDDFNVQNALAAVYDLVELANTSAQENVVLNNDVQLILDTLAKLMDVFGVDDLAQEALEDDAIQSLIDERDAARAARDFARSDEIREELAAQNILLEDTPQGTRWRRATQD, encoded by the coding sequence ATGAAAGTATTTAATACATTATCGTTAGAAAAAGAAACGTTTGAACCTGTGACCCCAGGAGTGATTAATATGTATGTCTGTGGTCCTACAGTGTATAACTACATTCATATTGGTAATGCCCGTTCTGCTATTGCCTTTGACACAATCCGTCGTTACTTAGAATACCGTGGCTTTGATGTCCGCTATATTTCTAACTTTACTGACGTGGATGATAAGATGATTAAAGCAGCGGCTGAAGAAGGTATCACGGTACCTGAATTGGCCGACCGTTATATTGCAGCGTATTTTGAAGATACAGCTGCATTGAATGTGAAGCCAGCGACTGTGCAACCACGTGCGACTGACAACATTCCAGAAATTATTACCTTCGTCGAAGACTTGTTGGCTAAAGAATATGCCTATGAAGTTGAAGGTGATGTCTACTTCCGTGCCCGTAAGTTCCCAGACTACGCCCACTTAGCACATCAAAATCTAGATGAAATGGCGCATAATGCGGCTGGACGTTTAGATGATGAAGAACAAGCGCGTAAAGAAGATCCAATGGACTTTGCAGTTTGGAAATCAGCGGCTAACGACAATGCTATTTCATGGGATTCACCATGGGGAGCTGGACGTCCAGGTTGGCACATTGAATGTTCTGTAATGGCTACTAAGTATCTTGGTAACAACATTGATATTCATGGTGGTGGAATTGACTTGGCTTTCCCACACCATACAAATGAAATTGCACAATCAGAAGCACGTTCAGGTGAGACTTTTGTGCACAAGTGGTTGCATAATGGTTTTGTGACTGTTGGGGATGAACAAGAAAAGATGTCTAAGTCATTAGGTAACTTTACAACGGTTCATGACTTACTAGCCGAATTGCATGATCCATTAGCATTGCGTTTCTTTATGGCAAGTACACAATACCGTCGTCCAATTGCCTTTTCAACGGCAAACTTGGAACAAGCAACGAATAACCTTAACCGTATCCGTACTGGATACCGTAACTTGGAATTCCGTCTAGCGGACGCACAAGAAGGTATTAGTGGTGAAACTGTCGCTGCCGTTGCAACCATTGTTGCTGCCTTTAATGAAGCTATGGATGATGACTTCAATGTTCAAAATGCATTGGCTGCTGTGTATGATCTAGTTGAATTGGCTAATACAAGTGCACAAGAAAATGTCGTATTGAACAATGATGTACAATTGATCTTAGATACATTGGCGAAATTAATGGATGTCTTTGGTGTTGATGATTTGGCCCAAGAGGCATTAGAAGATGATGCGATTCAATCATTAATTGATGAACGTGATGCAGCTCGTGCTGCACGCGACTTTGCCCGTTCAGACGAAATTCGTGAAGAATTGGCAGCGCAAAATATTCTATTGGAAGATACACCACAAGGAACGCGCTGGCGTCGAGCTACGCAAGATTAA
- a CDS encoding VOC family protein, which produces MTLHAFLTMPETAEPAMNFYTEVFTDTKINRIERIPAGMPYTPEHMTGKVLNGELSLQGEIIYFMDMDTEQAPELSWGVSLYVDFETETEFDQAFDALSENGNVMMGPEPVANFRKVAWIVDKFGVTWQLVWA; this is translated from the coding sequence ATGACATTACATGCTTTTTTAACAATGCCAGAAACAGCTGAACCAGCCATGAATTTTTACACTGAGGTATTTACGGATACTAAAATTAACCGAATTGAGCGTATTCCTGCGGGGATGCCTTACACACCAGAACATATGACTGGAAAAGTATTAAATGGTGAATTATCACTACAGGGTGAAATCATTTACTTTATGGATATGGACACAGAGCAGGCGCCTGAATTGAGTTGGGGCGTATCCCTTTATGTCGATTTTGAAACTGAAACAGAATTTGATCAAGCGTTCGATGCCTTATCTGAAAACGGAAATGTGATGATGGGTCCTGAACCTGTTGCTAATTTCCGTAAGGTGGCATGGATCGTTGATAAATTTGGTGTAACTTGGCAATTAGTTTGGGCGTAA
- the nadE gene encoding ammonia-dependent NAD(+) synthetase, whose product MTTKQAEIIAALGAKANIDPLVEYRRSVDLLKDYLNATGLKVYVLGISGGQDSTLAGKMAQTAVEELRAETGDQTYKFIAMRLPYNAQTDEQDALDAIAWQGADETIHVNIQAATEASVKQLTDAGMTVSDFNKGNIKARQRMISQFAVAGEVGGVVIGTDHAAEAITGFYTKFGDGAADITPLYRLTKRQGRKMLELLGAPVHLYEKVPTADLEEDRPSLPDEVALGVTYDDLDDYLEGKVVASDIATKIENWYAKTMHKRRGPVTVFDEWWR is encoded by the coding sequence ATGACAACTAAACAAGCAGAGATTATTGCAGCTTTAGGCGCAAAAGCCAATATTGATCCATTGGTTGAGTACCGTCGGTCTGTAGATTTGTTAAAGGATTACCTAAATGCAACAGGGCTTAAAGTTTACGTTTTAGGTATTTCAGGTGGTCAAGATTCAACTTTAGCTGGTAAGATGGCGCAAACAGCGGTTGAAGAATTACGTGCAGAAACAGGTGATCAAACATACAAGTTTATTGCGATGCGTTTACCTTATAATGCCCAAACAGACGAGCAAGATGCGCTAGATGCGATTGCTTGGCAAGGAGCGGATGAAACTATTCATGTGAATATCCAAGCCGCAACAGAAGCATCTGTTAAACAATTGACAGATGCAGGTATGACCGTTTCTGACTTTAATAAGGGTAATATTAAAGCACGCCAACGTATGATTTCACAATTCGCGGTTGCGGGTGAAGTTGGTGGTGTTGTAATTGGGACAGATCATGCGGCAGAAGCGATTACAGGTTTTTACACGAAGTTTGGGGATGGTGCTGCTGATATCACACCATTGTATCGTCTAACTAAGCGTCAAGGACGTAAGATGTTAGAACTATTAGGCGCACCTGTTCATCTATATGAAAAGGTCCCAACCGCAGATCTTGAAGAAGATCGTCCATCTTTGCCAGATGAAGTGGCTTTGGGTGTCACATATGATGATTTAGATGATTATCTTGAGGGGAAAGTCGTTGCATCAGACATCGCTACTAAAATAGAAAACTGGTATGCCAAAACGATGCACAAGCGTCGAGGACCGGTTACTGTTTTTGATGAATGGTGGCGCTAA